A region of Flavobacterium album DNA encodes the following proteins:
- a CDS encoding PH domain-containing protein encodes MGLFNAILGNASEVSIEKIRAEFQPMLISGESIEKAFKVIRDMFVFTNKRLILVDKQGITGSKVDYISIPYSSIIKFSKESAGLLDLDAELKIWVRGESMPIKKQFGKDNNINEVYQILSQYILK; translated from the coding sequence ATGGGACTATTCAACGCAATACTCGGCAATGCTTCTGAAGTATCGATAGAAAAAATCAGGGCTGAATTCCAGCCAATGCTCATATCAGGCGAAAGTATTGAAAAAGCATTTAAGGTGATACGCGATATGTTCGTCTTTACCAATAAAAGGCTCATACTTGTAGACAAGCAGGGTATTACCGGCTCTAAAGTAGATTATATATCTATCCCTTACAGCAGCATCATTAAATTCTCAAAGGAAAGTGCCGGCCTTCTTGACCTGGATGCCGAACTGAAAATATGGGTGCGTGGGGAAAGCATGCCAATTAAAAAGCAATTTGGCAAGGATAACAACATCAACGAGGTGTACCAAATACTTAGCCAGTATATCTTAAAATAA
- a CDS encoding nuclear transport factor 2 family protein has protein sequence MKKILLLAISVVAMQLEAQESDIKKSIDIFFEGLHSGDTLKIKSVCADKMILQSVMESLKGSKFSHEDISEFYKSIASIPKDMKIEERLLKYKIQVDGSMAHAWTPYEFYINGKLSHSGVNSFQFYKDNGVWKIVYIIDTRRAPQPPKGE, from the coding sequence ATGAAAAAGATACTGTTACTTGCCATTTCTGTTGTTGCAATGCAACTGGAGGCCCAGGAGTCCGACATCAAAAAATCAATCGACATTTTTTTTGAAGGGCTGCATAGCGGTGACACGCTTAAGATCAAATCCGTTTGTGCCGATAAGATGATACTGCAATCGGTAATGGAAAGCCTTAAAGGCAGCAAATTTTCCCATGAGGATATTTCCGAATTCTACAAGTCAATAGCATCTATTCCTAAAGATATGAAGATTGAAGAACGGCTGCTGAAGTATAAGATACAGGTTGACGGCAGTATGGCCCATGCTTGGACACCTTATGAGTTTTATATAAACGGAAAGCTAAGCCACAGCGGGGTCAACTCGTTCCAATTTTATAAGGATAATGGCGTATGGAAGATCGTTTATATAATTGATACGAGGAGAGCCCCCCAACCCCCGAAGGGGGAGTAA
- the trxA gene encoding thioredoxin: protein MDSFNTLINSKEPVLVDFFATWCGPCKMLAPILKEVKDTLGDGIRIIKIDVDKNQALMSNPQFQVKGVPTLMLFQNGKMLWRQSGVMPKEEIIRTINSFRQ, encoded by the coding sequence ATGGATAGCTTTAATACCCTTATCAATAGCAAAGAGCCGGTACTGGTCGACTTTTTTGCAACATGGTGCGGCCCGTGCAAGATGCTGGCCCCTATACTTAAAGAAGTAAAAGACACACTTGGTGACGGCATCAGGATCATTAAGATCGATGTCGATAAAAACCAGGCACTAATGAGCAACCCGCAGTTCCAGGTGAAGGGCGTGCCCACACTGATGCTGTTCCAAAACGGCAAAATGTTGTGGAGGCAATCGGGCGTAATGCCGAAAGAAGAAATTATAAGGACGATAAACAGTTTCAGGCAGTAA
- the panB gene encoding 3-methyl-2-oxobutanoate hydroxymethyltransferase, with amino-acid sequence MSVAKKDYKRITTRTLIDMKANGEKISMLTSYDFTMAKIVDSAGVDVILVGDSASNVMAGHETTLPITLDQMIYHASSVVRAANRALVVVDLPFGSYQSDPKEALRSSIRIMKESGGHAVKLEGGSEIKDSIKKILNAGIPVMGHLGLTPQSIYKFGTYTVRAKEDAEAEKLMEDAKMLERIGCFAVVLEKIPAQLAQKVAESISIPVIGIGAGGGVDGQVLVIHDMLGMNNEFSPRFLRRYMDLYDGMTKAIGQYVDDVKSKDFPNEKEQY; translated from the coding sequence ATGTCAGTTGCAAAGAAAGATTACAAAAGAATCACTACACGCACGCTTATCGATATGAAGGCCAATGGGGAGAAAATCTCTATGCTTACATCATACGATTTTACAATGGCAAAGATCGTAGATTCGGCGGGGGTTGACGTGATACTTGTAGGCGATTCGGCTTCCAATGTAATGGCGGGCCACGAAACCACACTGCCTATTACCCTTGACCAGATGATATACCATGCATCAAGTGTTGTCAGGGCTGCAAACAGGGCGCTGGTAGTGGTTGACCTTCCGTTCGGGAGCTACCAGAGCGACCCTAAGGAAGCATTGCGCTCTTCTATCAGGATCATGAAGGAAAGCGGTGGCCATGCAGTAAAGTTGGAAGGCGGAAGCGAGATAAAAGACTCTATCAAAAAAATACTGAATGCAGGTATACCCGTTATGGGGCACCTTGGGCTTACGCCACAGTCGATCTATAAATTCGGTACTTATACCGTTCGTGCCAAAGAAGATGCCGAAGCCGAGAAATTAATGGAGGATGCCAAAATGCTCGAAAGGATCGGATGCTTTGCCGTTGTCCTTGAAAAAATACCGGCACAGCTGGCGCAAAAAGTTGCCGAAAGCATCTCAATCCCGGTAATAGGCATTGGTGCAGGCGGCGGTGTTGACGGGCAGGTACTGGTTATCCACGATATGCTGGGTATGAACAATGAGTTCAGTCCGCGTTTCCTGCGCAGGTACATGGACCTTTATGACGGTATGACTAAGGCTATCGGGCAATATGTGGATGATGTGAAGTCTAAGGATTTTCCTAACGAGAAGGAACAATATTAA
- a CDS encoding YifB family Mg chelatase-like AAA ATPase, giving the protein MLVKIFGSAVFGVEATTITVEVNVDKGVGYHLVGLPDSAIKESSYRIAAALKNNGYSLPIKKITINMAPADLRKEGAAYDLTLAVGILAASGQIKSDEIDKYIIMGELSLDGSLQPIKGVLPIAIKAKEEGYKGFFLPKQNAKEAAIVAGLDVYGLENVTEIIDFFEGRGTVEPTIINTREEFYKTLDFPEFDFSDVKGQESIKRCMEIAAAGGHNIILIGPPGAGKTMLAKRLPSILPPMTLREALETTKIHSVAGKLKNAGLMNQRPFRSPHHTISNVALVGGGSYPQPGEISMAHNGVLFLDELPEFKREVLEVMRQPLEDREVTISRAKFTITYPSSFMLVASMNPSPGGYFNDPDAPVSSSPHEMQRYLSKISGPLLDRIDIHIEVTPVPFEKLSDNQKAESSVDIRERVTKAREVQTQRFGHLENVHYNAQMSTKQIREYCQLDETSLQLLKTAMERLNLSARAYDRILKVSRTIADLDASEHVGPQHISEAIQYRSLDREGWLG; this is encoded by the coding sequence ATGCTGGTAAAAATATTCGGGAGCGCCGTTTTTGGGGTAGAGGCTACTACCATTACTGTTGAAGTCAATGTTGATAAAGGAGTAGGATATCATCTGGTGGGCCTGCCCGATAGTGCGATAAAGGAAAGCAGCTACCGTATTGCCGCTGCGCTAAAGAACAATGGCTATTCTTTGCCTATAAAAAAGATCACCATTAACATGGCGCCTGCCGACCTTAGAAAAGAAGGCGCCGCTTACGACCTTACGCTTGCCGTGGGAATACTGGCTGCTTCGGGCCAGATAAAATCTGATGAGATAGATAAATACATTATCATGGGCGAACTCTCGCTCGATGGAAGCCTTCAGCCCATTAAAGGCGTGCTGCCTATTGCGATAAAAGCAAAGGAGGAAGGCTATAAAGGCTTTTTCCTGCCGAAGCAAAATGCAAAAGAAGCTGCCATAGTAGCCGGGCTTGATGTTTACGGCCTGGAGAACGTGACTGAGATCATCGACTTTTTTGAAGGCCGCGGCACAGTGGAGCCAACCATAATAAACACACGTGAGGAGTTTTATAAAACACTTGACTTTCCTGAGTTCGATTTCAGCGATGTAAAAGGGCAGGAGAGTATCAAGCGATGTATGGAAATTGCCGCTGCGGGAGGGCATAATATCATATTGATAGGGCCTCCGGGTGCCGGAAAGACCATGCTTGCCAAGCGCCTACCGAGCATATTGCCGCCGATGACACTTCGGGAAGCGCTCGAAACCACCAAGATACACAGCGTTGCCGGCAAGCTGAAAAATGCGGGGCTAATGAACCAACGGCCGTTCAGGAGTCCGCACCATACGATTTCGAACGTCGCTCTGGTTGGAGGTGGCAGTTACCCGCAGCCGGGAGAAATATCCATGGCGCACAACGGCGTGCTGTTCCTTGACGAATTGCCGGAGTTCAAACGCGAAGTGCTTGAGGTAATGCGCCAGCCACTGGAAGACCGCGAAGTAACCATTAGCCGTGCGAAATTCACTATTACCTATCCGTCTTCATTTATGCTGGTGGCAAGCATGAACCCAAGCCCCGGCGGTTACTTTAACGACCCCGATGCGCCGGTAAGTTCTTCGCCCCACGAAATGCAGCGCTACCTTAGTAAAATTTCAGGCCCTTTACTGGACCGTATCGATATACATATTGAAGTTACACCGGTACCTTTCGAGAAACTTTCTGATAATCAAAAAGCCGAAAGCAGTGTCGATATACGTGAACGTGTTACTAAAGCACGTGAGGTCCAGACACAGCGTTTCGGGCATCTGGAGAATGTGCATTACAATGCACAGATGAGCACTAAGCAGATACGCGAGTATTGCCAGCTGGACGAGACTTCCTTACAGCTTTTGAAAACAGCAATGGAGCGACTGAACCTTTCAGCCCGCGCCTATGACAGGATATTAAAAGTTTCCCGCACTATTGCCGACCTTGATGCGAGTGAACATGTCGGGCCACAGCATATATCCGAAGCAATACAATATAGGAGCCTGGACAGGGAAGGCTGGCTTGGGTAG
- a CDS encoding GldM family protein: protein MKLTILLLMFLPLTAVSQTTQNISVVSAERLNVVYRGIDNPVKIAVPGARSFTATAPGMRETEIPGNYIINPGSGLEVNVIIEAVMNDDSIIKEVKSFRIKGLHRPMATINGYNSTDDTAGLSKKELANAIIGLDMGDFLFETNFNVKSFTVSFPEKKNMEPIEIEGNKMNQKAIEAINKLRSGDFVLISNIRFLDSSPTTCFPYLASIIVEIDEKPHKLITE, encoded by the coding sequence ATGAAACTAACCATTCTATTGCTGATGTTCCTGCCTTTAACAGCAGTTTCCCAAACAACTCAAAATATCTCAGTTGTATCCGCTGAGAGGCTTAATGTAGTATATCGCGGCATTGATAATCCTGTAAAGATAGCGGTCCCGGGTGCAAGAAGCTTTACAGCAACAGCGCCCGGCATGCGAGAAACGGAGATTCCCGGAAACTACATAATAAATCCGGGATCAGGACTGGAAGTAAACGTTATTATTGAAGCAGTGATGAATGATGATTCGATCATAAAAGAAGTAAAATCGTTTAGGATCAAAGGTCTTCACAGACCAATGGCAACTATAAATGGATATAATTCTACAGACGATACAGCTGGATTGTCAAAGAAAGAACTTGCAAATGCGATTATTGGGTTAGATATGGGGGATTTTTTGTTTGAAACTAATTTCAATGTAAAAAGTTTTACGGTCAGTTTCCCTGAAAAGAAAAATATGGAGCCAATTGAAATTGAAGGCAATAAAATGAACCAGAAAGCTATTGAAGCAATAAATAAATTAAGATCAGGAGATTTTGTATTGATCAGCAACATAAGGTTTCTTGATTCTTCGCCAACTACATGTTTTCCATATCTGGCATCGATCATCGTTGAAATTGATGAAAAGCCACATAAATTAATTACAGAATAA
- a CDS encoding L-serine ammonia-lyase produces the protein MNECISVFDMLKIGVGPSSSHTLGPWRGAERFLKELRSEGIFEMVTRVKVDLYGSLSLTGKGHATDLAVMLGLSGADPEYVPIDDIANIIDDINLNRHIFLGGLSYIPFDIATDIVFNKNFLPFHANGFMFTAYTDKGEYTSIFYSIGGGFVVKEERTVAQEKEKIKCAFPFPIDLADELLNYTIMENKQISEIVYENEKSIRSEEDIRRELMRVWNTMLECMYIGCHSEGTLPGGLNVRRRAFDMHKGLIGDAVYNDPQEWLQTIRKTEVKFRQILKWVSCFALAVNEVNAALGRVVTAPTNGSAGVIPAVLMYYMVIENHQADESHIKQFLMVAGEIGSIFKKGATISAAMGGCQAEIGVSSAMAAAALCEVMGGTPAQCLMAAEIAMEHHLGMTCDPIGGLVQIPCIERNTMGAIKAINAAELALETDPENAKVPLDKVVNTMWQTAQDMNNKYKETSEGGLAVTVNNADC, from the coding sequence ATGAATGAATGTATCTCTGTTTTCGACATGCTTAAAATCGGCGTTGGCCCTTCCAGTTCGCACACCCTTGGCCCGTGGCGCGGTGCGGAACGTTTCCTGAAAGAACTCCGCTCCGAAGGTATATTTGAAATGGTAACCCGCGTAAAGGTAGACCTGTACGGATCGTTGTCCCTTACAGGCAAAGGGCACGCCACCGACCTTGCTGTAATGCTTGGCCTTAGCGGTGCCGACCCTGAATATGTACCTATTGACGATATAGCGAACATTATAGACGACATCAACCTGAACAGGCATATTTTCCTTGGGGGGCTGAGCTATATCCCTTTTGACATCGCTACTGATATTGTCTTCAATAAAAATTTCCTTCCCTTCCATGCTAATGGCTTTATGTTTACCGCATATACTGATAAAGGCGAGTACACATCTATATTCTACTCAATAGGTGGTGGCTTCGTCGTAAAAGAAGAGCGCACCGTGGCACAGGAAAAAGAGAAGATAAAATGCGCTTTCCCCTTCCCTATCGACCTAGCCGACGAATTGCTGAACTACACCATTATGGAGAATAAGCAGATCTCAGAGATCGTATATGAGAATGAGAAATCCATACGCAGCGAAGAGGATATCCGTAGAGAACTAATGCGCGTATGGAATACCATGCTAGAATGCATGTACATCGGCTGCCACAGCGAAGGGACACTACCTGGGGGACTCAACGTGCGCCGCCGTGCTTTCGATATGCACAAAGGCCTTATAGGTGATGCGGTTTATAATGATCCGCAGGAATGGCTGCAAACCATACGCAAAACAGAAGTAAAGTTCCGCCAGATACTCAAATGGGTGAGCTGCTTTGCACTTGCCGTGAATGAGGTGAATGCTGCACTGGGACGTGTGGTTACCGCACCAACTAATGGGAGCGCCGGCGTTATCCCGGCGGTACTGATGTATTACATGGTTATTGAGAACCACCAGGCCGATGAAAGCCATATAAAACAATTCCTGATGGTCGCCGGCGAGATAGGCAGCATATTCAAGAAAGGCGCAACCATATCGGCCGCAATGGGCGGATGCCAGGCGGAAATTGGTGTATCCTCCGCTATGGCAGCGGCAGCGCTTTGCGAAGTGATGGGCGGCACACCAGCGCAATGCCTTATGGCGGCCGAGATCGCTATGGAGCACCACCTTGGCATGACGTGTGACCCAATAGGCGGACTGGTACAAATACCGTGCATCGAACGCAATACCATGGGCGCGATAAAAGCCATCAATGCCGCAGAACTGGCATTGGAAACCGACCCCGAAAATGCTAAAGTACCCCTTGATAAAGTAGTCAATACCATGTGGCAAACAGCCCAGGACATGAACAATAAATATAAAGAAACATCTGAAGGCGGGCTTGCCGTTACGGTAAATAATGCTGATTGTTAA
- a CDS encoding cation:proton antiporter, with translation MAEYFIADEHRILLFIAGCMAIMAAIIPVILRKRHISEPIVYILIGGIVYFVSGYRVVKPLEQLEEIKYITEFVILVALTNAGLRIKEPFKWQTWKHSFRLLIIAMPITIAAAALLGWWIIGLAPAAALLFGALISPTDPVLASELQTSEPGEEDTSKVKLGLTSEAGVNDGLAFPFTYFAILFVTNGADYKDWIGEWFLHFFLMKIIIGVSVGLLSGWLLYKLVFTISNKNTIGRISRGILSLSLILLPYSISEIIGGMASSPCSSLHACSVIMKSISGT, from the coding sequence ATGGCTGAATACTTTATAGCAGACGAACACCGGATACTACTATTCATAGCGGGTTGCATGGCAATTATGGCTGCGATTATTCCTGTAATTTTACGGAAAAGGCATATATCCGAACCTATTGTATATATTTTAATTGGGGGCATCGTTTACTTTGTTTCGGGATACCGTGTTGTAAAGCCGCTTGAGCAGCTTGAAGAAATAAAGTATATCACAGAGTTTGTAATACTTGTCGCTTTAACAAACGCCGGACTGCGTATCAAAGAACCCTTTAAATGGCAAACCTGGAAGCATTCGTTCCGATTGTTAATTATCGCAATGCCAATCACCATAGCTGCGGCTGCGTTATTAGGCTGGTGGATAATAGGGCTTGCACCTGCCGCAGCATTACTTTTCGGAGCGCTCATTTCCCCTACCGACCCGGTGCTTGCCAGCGAACTACAAACCTCTGAGCCGGGGGAGGAAGATACATCTAAAGTAAAACTTGGACTGACATCAGAGGCCGGAGTTAATGATGGGCTTGCCTTTCCGTTTACTTACTTCGCAATCCTTTTTGTTACGAATGGTGCAGATTATAAAGACTGGATAGGCGAATGGTTCCTGCACTTTTTCCTGATGAAAATCATCATTGGTGTAAGCGTTGGGCTATTAAGCGGATGGCTATTATATAAGCTGGTTTTTACAATAAGCAATAAAAATACAATTGGCAGGATAAGCCGGGGCATACTTTCTCTGTCACTTATACTCCTTCCCTATTCAATCAGCGAAATTATCGGGGGTATGGCTTCCTCGCCGTGTTCTTCGCTGCATGCATGTTCAGTAATTATGAAAAGTATATCCGGCACATAA
- a CDS encoding FAD-dependent oxidoreductase gives MLNNRIVIIGGDASGMSAASKVRREQPDREIVVFEKSQYTSYSACGIPYFISETVKDIEELVVRSPETFREKYNIDVRTMHLVLEVDTGNKRIRVLDKEKQQESWHEYDQLLIATGGTAYCPDIEGHNAENVFGISTLKSGLNIEHYIEEKKPKTAVIIGGGYIGLEMAEALLIRGLKVCLINRGKQVMNTLDPDMGEVISDAMRSLGVTLHLGESLVSFDVKNNCVSAVITDKQSIPADIVVLGMGTSPNTKFLQSSQIALGVKGAIKVDARMQTNIKDVWAAGDCTETLNLVSKQHTYIAMGTLANKTGVVAGSNIAGENLMFPGGVGTAVCKICSYEVARTGLLEKEIKKLGIAYVSAVIVSKTRAHYYPKSKDITVKLLAEKNSGRLLGGQIIGEEGAAKRIDVLATALTHNLTLQNIIDLDLSYAPPFSPVWDPVQTAARKLINEI, from the coding sequence ATGCTAAATAACAGAATTGTAATAATTGGCGGTGACGCTTCGGGGATGTCGGCGGCATCAAAAGTGCGCCGCGAACAGCCGGACAGGGAGATTGTTGTATTTGAAAAGTCGCAGTACACTTCCTACTCGGCCTGCGGTATACCCTATTTTATTTCTGAAACCGTGAAGGACATTGAAGAACTGGTAGTGCGTTCGCCGGAAACATTCAGGGAGAAATATAATATTGATGTCCGCACGATGCATCTTGTACTGGAGGTGGATACCGGCAACAAGCGCATCAGGGTACTGGACAAAGAAAAGCAACAGGAATCATGGCATGAATACGACCAGCTGCTCATTGCTACAGGCGGAACTGCTTATTGCCCGGATATTGAAGGTCATAATGCAGAAAACGTTTTTGGCATCTCTACCCTGAAAAGTGGCCTTAATATCGAACATTATATTGAAGAAAAAAAGCCAAAAACAGCCGTCATCATTGGCGGAGGCTATATAGGGCTGGAAATGGCCGAAGCGTTACTTATACGCGGACTAAAAGTGTGCCTTATCAATCGCGGAAAACAGGTCATGAATACGCTCGACCCCGATATGGGCGAGGTAATTTCGGATGCTATGCGCAGCCTTGGCGTAACGCTACACCTGGGCGAATCGTTGGTTTCCTTTGATGTAAAAAACAATTGCGTGAGCGCTGTGATCACCGATAAGCAGTCTATCCCGGCGGATATTGTGGTTTTGGGTATGGGGACTTCGCCAAACACGAAATTTTTACAAAGCTCCCAAATTGCACTGGGTGTAAAAGGCGCTATAAAAGTGGATGCCCGGATGCAGACTAATATAAAAGATGTTTGGGCTGCAGGCGATTGTACCGAAACATTAAACCTTGTCAGTAAGCAGCATACTTATATTGCTATGGGTACATTGGCCAATAAAACCGGCGTTGTGGCGGGGAGCAATATTGCCGGTGAAAACCTGATGTTCCCCGGTGGGGTGGGCACCGCTGTTTGTAAGATATGCAGTTATGAGGTTGCCCGGACCGGCCTACTCGAAAAAGAGATTAAAAAATTGGGGATAGCGTATGTAAGCGCCGTTATTGTAAGTAAAACCCGCGCGCATTATTATCCGAAATCTAAAGATATTACGGTAAAGCTGCTGGCCGAAAAGAATAGCGGCAGGCTGCTGGGCGGGCAGATCATCGGTGAAGAAGGCGCAGCAAAACGCATTGATGTGCTGGCAACCGCTTTAACGCACAACCTTACATTGCAGAATATAATCGACCTCGACCTGTCGTATGCGCCGCCTTTCTCCCCTGTCTGGGATCCTGTACAGACAGCTGCAAGGAAGCTTATTAATGAGATATAA
- the ypfJ gene encoding KPN_02809 family neutral zinc metallopeptidase, with the protein MKWGGRRSSGNLDDRRGVSGGQVAVGGGIIGVIILVINMFMGGDSGAVLNGIENQIQNQGGEPVELTEEDKELGKMVDAILVDTEDVWHKLFEEQGLTYEEPTLVLFRNSVQTECGGATSASGPFYCPVDRKVYMDLAFFDELQSRYGAKGGDFAIAYVIAHEIGHHVQTLLGTSEKVTQMQQQTDETGANRLSVALELQADFYAGVWTYHNQKMKNFLEEGDIEEGLSAANAVGDDAIQKKSSGHVVPDSFTHGTSAQRMYWFKKGYETGDMKQGDTFAELK; encoded by the coding sequence ATGAAATGGGGAGGCAGAAGATCAAGCGGAAATCTAGATGACCGCCGTGGCGTATCGGGCGGGCAAGTAGCTGTTGGCGGCGGTATAATTGGTGTAATCATATTGGTTATCAATATGTTTATGGGCGGCGACAGCGGTGCGGTGCTTAATGGCATAGAGAACCAGATACAAAACCAGGGCGGCGAACCTGTAGAGCTTACCGAAGAAGACAAGGAACTCGGTAAAATGGTAGATGCCATACTGGTAGATACCGAAGACGTTTGGCACAAGCTGTTTGAAGAACAAGGGCTTACTTATGAAGAACCGACACTCGTATTATTCCGTAATTCGGTACAGACAGAATGCGGCGGTGCAACTTCTGCTTCCGGGCCATTCTACTGCCCGGTTGATCGCAAAGTATATATGGATCTTGCTTTTTTTGATGAGCTCCAGTCACGGTATGGCGCTAAAGGCGGAGATTTTGCCATTGCCTATGTAATCGCGCACGAAATTGGCCACCACGTACAGACACTTTTGGGAACCTCGGAGAAAGTAACACAAATGCAACAGCAAACTGATGAAACGGGAGCCAACAGGTTGTCTGTGGCTTTAGAGCTTCAGGCCGATTTTTATGCTGGCGTATGGACGTACCACAACCAAAAGATGAAAAATTTCCTTGAAGAAGGTGATATTGAAGAAGGCCTTAGCGCTGCCAATGCCGTTGGCGATGATGCTATACAGAAAAAGTCTTCAGGTCATGTAGTTCCGGATTCTTTTACCCATGGTACATCTGCACAACGCATGTACTGGTTTAAAAAAGGATATGAAACAGGCGATATGAAACAGGGCGATACATTTGCAGAATTAAAATAA
- a CDS encoding RluA family pseudouridine synthase — MKILSDKNNLNVLYEDNHIIAVNKRVGDIVQGDKTGDKPLSDVVKEYLKDKYNKPGEVFLGVVHRLDRPTTGIVVFARTSKALTRLNDLFKNRETQKTYWAVVKNKPPKNNDTLVHYLKRNEKSNTSKAYIKEVPDSKKAILEYTVIKNLTNYTALEIELHTGRHHQIRAQLAAIGSPIKGDLKYGFDRSNPDGGIHLHARKLEFIHPVTKENIVITAPVPDDVIWKVVK, encoded by the coding sequence ATGAAAATTCTTTCCGATAAAAACAATCTTAACGTCCTCTACGAAGATAACCACATTATTGCGGTAAACAAACGTGTGGGCGACATCGTGCAGGGTGATAAAACCGGCGATAAACCCCTTAGCGATGTGGTTAAGGAATACCTGAAAGACAAGTACAACAAGCCAGGGGAAGTTTTTCTGGGTGTGGTACACCGGCTTGACAGACCAACAACCGGCATCGTGGTTTTTGCAAGGACTTCGAAGGCGCTTACCCGCCTGAACGACCTGTTCAAAAACAGGGAAACCCAAAAAACCTATTGGGCTGTTGTCAAAAATAAGCCGCCAAAGAATAATGACACACTTGTGCATTACCTGAAGCGCAATGAGAAAAGCAATACTTCCAAAGCATATATAAAAGAAGTGCCTGACAGTAAAAAGGCCATCCTCGAATATACTGTTATTAAAAACCTTACCAATTATACGGCACTTGAGATAGAGCTGCATACCGGGCGGCACCACCAGATACGCGCTCAGCTCGCTGCTATTGGTTCTCCAATCAAGGGCGACCTTAAATATGGATTCGATCGCAGTAATCCTGATGGCGGCATACACCTTCATGCAAGAAAGCTCGAATTCATCCATCCTGTTACAAAAGAAAACATCGTGATCACCGCCCCTGTGCCCGATGATGTAATTTGGAAAGTCGTTAAATAA
- a CDS encoding cation:proton antiporter → MFSNYEKYIRHINNLHDFNEELESFVVALIFIGIGAFIAMHYELLADMQILAVALLMVLVVRPVAGYISFINTGLNRFQRFALSFYGMRGIGSLFYLAYALTSAEFDEPKKLVAITTATIFFSVLIHGISARSVQKLIKKHDILPTDAK, encoded by the coding sequence ATGTTCAGTAATTATGAAAAGTATATCCGGCACATAAACAACCTCCACGACTTTAACGAAGAGCTTGAAAGCTTTGTTGTAGCACTAATTTTTATCGGGATAGGTGCCTTTATTGCCATGCATTATGAATTATTAGCCGACATGCAAATACTTGCAGTCGCGTTACTTATGGTGCTGGTTGTAAGGCCGGTCGCAGGTTACATATCTTTCATCAATACCGGCCTGAATCGTTTCCAGAGATTTGCGCTGTCATTCTATGGAATGAGAGGTATCGGGTCGCTATTTTATCTTGCGTACGCCCTAACTTCCGCCGAATTTGACGAACCCAAAAAATTGGTTGCTATAACTACGGCCACGATCTTTTTTTCAGTGCTGATACATGGCATTTCGGCACGATCAGTTCAGAAGCTTATAAAAAAACATGATATACTACCAACAGATGCTAAATAA